From one Brevundimonas sp. PAMC22021 genomic stretch:
- a CDS encoding DUF1489 family protein translates to MPLHMIKLGVGVPDVEWLERRAQGGQPLVVHTRMTPKRAAEIEDGGSLFWVVKGTIVCRQPVLNIATLGEGKASRCEITLEPVVVRTAPLGRRPFQGWRYFEPKDAPIDLSAVDAGEAPEDLVRQLRELGAW, encoded by the coding sequence ATGCCTCTTCACATGATCAAGCTCGGCGTCGGCGTGCCCGACGTCGAATGGCTGGAACGACGCGCGCAGGGCGGCCAGCCGCTGGTGGTCCACACCCGCATGACGCCCAAGCGCGCCGCCGAGATCGAGGACGGCGGATCGCTGTTCTGGGTGGTCAAGGGAACGATTGTCTGCCGCCAGCCGGTGCTGAACATCGCCACGCTTGGTGAAGGCAAGGCCAGTCGATGCGAGATCACGCTGGAACCGGTGGTGGTGCGCACCGCGCCTCTGGGCAGGCGTCCCTTTCAGGGCTGGCGCTATTTCGAGCCCAAGGACGCGCCTATCGATCTGTCCGCCGTCGACGCGGGAGAGGCGCCGGAGGATCTGGTGCGTCAGCTGCGCGAACTCGGCGCCTGGTAG
- a CDS encoding antibiotic biosynthesis monooxygenase family protein codes for MGRQVGSRRLGGYILNEGKLSIRLRRSLFRLRAERAAMYGLITRLTAASGRRNELALMLLDPAANRRGCHHYVVALGTDGPDSLWVTEIWISEEAHRAWVAEIRDSEVLKPALALIATWGDTIITRPLAGIGL; via the coding sequence ATGGGCCGCCAAGTAGGGAGCCGGCGGCTCGGTGGCTACATTCTTAATGAAGGCAAGCTATCGATCCGGCTGCGGCGAAGCTTGTTCCGGCTTCGCGCCGAACGGGCTGCCATGTACGGATTGATTACCCGCCTGACCGCCGCGAGCGGACGGCGTAACGAATTGGCCTTGATGCTGCTGGATCCGGCGGCAAACCGGCGCGGCTGTCACCACTATGTGGTCGCGCTCGGCACGGACGGACCGGACAGCCTGTGGGTCACCGAAATCTGGATCAGCGAAGAGGCTCATCGCGCGTGGGTGGCGGAGATCAGGGATTCCGAGGTGCTGAAGCCTGCGCTGGCGCTGATCGCCACCTGGGGCGACACCATCATCACCCGCCCGCTGGCCGGAATCGGGCTGTAG
- a CDS encoding acetyl/propionyl/methylcrotonyl-CoA carboxylase subunit alpha, whose protein sequence is MFTSVLVANRGEIACRVFRTARRMGIRTIAVYSEADADALHVREADEAVLIGPAAARESYLDAAKVLAAARATGAEAIHPGYGFLSENADFADAVKAAGIVWIGPDPASIRAMGLKDAAKTLMIQAGVPVTPGYQGEDQTAATLAAEADRVGYPVLIKAVAGGGGKGMKRVDRPEDFADGLASAQREGKAAFGDDRVLIERYITRPRHIEVQVFGDRHGQVVHLFERDCSLQRRHQKVIEEAPAPGMDEATRAAVTGAAIKAARAVDYVGAGTIEFIADASEGLNADRIWFMEMNTRLQVEHPVTESVTGVDLVEWQFRVAAGEPLPLKQDEIALNGWAMEARLYAEDPANGFLPSIGRLDHFRLPDDVRIDTGVEQGGEVSQFYDPMIAKLIVHEETREAAAERLAQACGEVEVWPVRTNAAFLKRCLEHPRFVEGDVDTGFIGAEEGALASRDEASARAAALTLIAEAALDGGPDSADRYSPWSGQPGLSYGLRLNARARTATWALLDGEAIHGEAAPAPGGWRIDGGPIAQVGFDQVQTGERLFGFQADGDDFVLFVDGEARRVERFRVKAAASGAASDGALRAPMPGRIVAAPLSNGDAVTKGQTVVVLEAMKMEHALVAPFDGVVSGLSVTVGDQVTDGAVLAQVRAAD, encoded by the coding sequence ATGTTCACCTCCGTCCTGGTCGCCAATCGCGGCGAGATCGCCTGCCGCGTCTTTCGCACCGCGCGCCGCATGGGGATCCGCACGATCGCGGTGTATTCGGAAGCCGACGCGGACGCCCTGCATGTGCGCGAGGCGGACGAGGCGGTGCTGATCGGGCCGGCGGCGGCGCGCGAGAGCTATCTCGACGCGGCCAAGGTGCTGGCGGCCGCCAGGGCGACGGGTGCGGAGGCGATCCATCCCGGCTACGGCTTTCTGTCCGAGAACGCCGACTTCGCGGATGCGGTGAAAGCGGCGGGCATTGTCTGGATCGGCCCCGACCCCGCTTCGATCCGCGCCATGGGCCTGAAGGATGCGGCCAAGACGCTGATGATCCAGGCGGGCGTGCCCGTCACCCCCGGCTATCAGGGCGAGGACCAGACGGCCGCGACCCTGGCGGCCGAGGCGGACCGCGTCGGCTATCCCGTCCTGATCAAGGCCGTGGCCGGCGGCGGCGGCAAGGGCATGAAGCGGGTCGATCGGCCCGAGGACTTCGCCGACGGCCTGGCCAGCGCCCAGCGGGAAGGCAAGGCGGCGTTCGGCGACGATCGCGTGCTGATCGAACGCTACATCACCCGGCCTCGCCATATCGAGGTGCAGGTGTTCGGCGACCGTCACGGCCAGGTCGTGCACCTGTTCGAGCGCGACTGCTCGCTGCAGCGCCGCCACCAGAAGGTAATCGAAGAGGCGCCGGCCCCCGGCATGGATGAGGCGACGCGCGCCGCCGTCACGGGCGCCGCGATCAAGGCGGCGCGCGCGGTCGACTATGTCGGCGCCGGCACCATCGAATTCATCGCTGATGCGTCGGAGGGTCTGAACGCCGACCGCATCTGGTTCATGGAGATGAACACCCGCCTTCAGGTCGAGCATCCGGTGACCGAAAGCGTCACAGGCGTCGATCTGGTGGAATGGCAATTCCGCGTCGCCGCGGGCGAGCCCCTGCCGCTGAAGCAGGATGAGATCGCCCTGAACGGCTGGGCCATGGAGGCGCGCCTCTATGCCGAGGACCCCGCCAACGGCTTCCTGCCCTCGATCGGACGGCTGGATCATTTCCGCCTGCCGGACGACGTTCGCATCGACACGGGGGTGGAGCAGGGCGGCGAGGTCAGCCAGTTCTATGACCCCATGATCGCCAAGCTGATCGTGCATGAGGAGACGCGCGAGGCGGCGGCCGAGCGGCTGGCGCAGGCCTGCGGCGAGGTCGAGGTCTGGCCAGTCCGCACCAATGCCGCCTTTCTCAAACGATGCCTGGAGCATCCCCGGTTCGTCGAGGGCGATGTGGACACCGGCTTCATCGGGGCGGAGGAGGGGGCTCTGGCCTCTCGCGACGAGGCCTCTGCTCGCGCCGCCGCCTTGACCCTGATCGCCGAGGCGGCGCTGGATGGCGGCCCCGACTCTGCCGATCGCTATTCGCCCTGGAGCGGCCAGCCGGGCCTTTCGTATGGGCTTCGCCTGAACGCGCGCGCGCGCACTGCGACCTGGGCGTTGCTGGACGGCGAGGCCATCCACGGCGAAGCCGCGCCGGCGCCCGGCGGCTGGCGCATCGACGGCGGGCCGATCGCCCAGGTCGGCTTCGATCAGGTGCAGACCGGCGAGCGCCTCTTTGGCTTCCAGGCCGACGGCGACGACTTCGTGCTGTTCGTCGACGGCGAGGCGCGGCGGGTGGAGCGGTTCCGCGTCAAGGCTGCGGCGTCAGGCGCGGCCTCCGACGGCGCCCTGCGCGCGCCCATGCCTGGCCGGATCGTCGCTGCGCCGCTGTCGAACGGCGACGCCGTGACCAAGGGCCAGACTGTTGTGGTTCTGGAGGCCATGAAGATGGAGCATGCGCTGGTCGCGCCGTTCGACGGCGTGGTCTCGGGCCTGTCCGTCACGGTGGGCGACCAGGTCACCGACGGCGCCGTTCTGGCCCAGGTCCGAGCGGCCGACTGA
- a CDS encoding enoyl-CoA hydratase-related protein has protein sequence MTDREIPTEAELNALDVTDAEEAQINSIAQPLVPGAAPDADDELVQIDSTEDGAVFVTINRPHKRNAFDAATVAALHEAFDTLHGADNVRVVFVRGAGGTFSAGADLSWMRDAADWSEGDNRDDAMGLAKMLKSLHDVPALTVALVEGSAMGGGAGIVAACDMAVAIEGSRFAFSEVKLGLIPATIAPYVVEAVGARRARQLFLTGNIFDADYAAHAGLIDMVLPEGSMDEFISMLSDSLAGNAPGAMGDAKRLVHHVAEHKLDTSLIEDTARRIARARVSPEGQEGVRAFLDKRQPSWFQ, from the coding sequence ATGACCGATCGCGAAATCCCGACCGAAGCCGAGCTGAACGCCCTGGACGTCACCGACGCCGAGGAGGCGCAGATCAACTCGATCGCCCAGCCGCTGGTGCCGGGCGCCGCGCCCGACGCCGACGACGAACTGGTGCAGATCGACTCGACCGAGGACGGGGCGGTCTTCGTCACCATCAACCGGCCGCACAAGCGAAACGCCTTTGATGCGGCCACCGTCGCCGCGCTGCACGAGGCGTTCGACACCCTGCATGGGGCCGACAATGTGCGGGTCGTGTTCGTGCGCGGCGCGGGCGGGACCTTCAGCGCCGGCGCCGACCTCTCCTGGATGCGCGACGCCGCCGACTGGAGCGAGGGCGACAACCGCGACGACGCCATGGGTCTGGCCAAGATGCTGAAGAGCCTGCACGACGTGCCGGCCTTGACGGTGGCCCTGGTCGAGGGGTCGGCCATGGGGGGCGGCGCGGGCATCGTCGCCGCCTGCGACATGGCCGTGGCGATCGAGGGCAGTCGGTTCGCCTTTTCCGAGGTCAAGCTGGGCCTGATTCCGGCGACCATCGCCCCCTATGTGGTCGAGGCCGTCGGCGCGCGCCGCGCCCGCCAGCTGTTCCTGACCGGCAACATCTTCGACGCCGACTACGCCGCCCACGCCGGTCTGATCGACATGGTCCTGCCGGAAGGCTCGATGGACGAGTTCATCTCGATGCTGAGCGACAGCCTGGCCGGCAATGCGCCGGGCGCCATGGGCGACGCCAAGAGGCTGGTCCACCACGTCGCCGAGCACAAGCTGGACACGAGCCTGATCGAGGACACCGCCCGCCGCATCGCCCGCGCGCGCGTGTCGCCGGAAGGGCAGGAGGGCGTGCGCGCCTTTCTCGACAAGCGCCAGCCCAGCTGGTTCCAGTGA